One genomic window of Magnolia sinica isolate HGM2019 chromosome 3, MsV1, whole genome shotgun sequence includes the following:
- the LOC131240549 gene encoding uncharacterized protein LOC131240549 — translation MTKIPSSTTKIQTGEPERGKSPCEKMRKAWEKPMVEGSEIEEKTQKSEGGESSGSIQKPLFRLATDDTKPFLRDPVRTILRSDPIETEEAVLRLPPFPNSK, via the exons atgaccaaaataccctcatcTACGACCAAAATCCAAACAGGCGAGCCTGAGAGGGGAAAAAGCCCTTGCGAGAAAATGAGGAAAGCTTGGGAGAAGCCGATGGTGGAAGGCAGCGAGATCGAGGAAAAAACCCAAAAGAGCGAAGGAGGAGAGAGCTCTGGTTCGATCCAGAAACCCCTTTTCAGACTCGCTACAGACGACACAAAGCCATTCCTCCGCGACCCCGTCCGTAca ATTCTGCGATCGGATCCGATTGAGACGGAGGAAGCCGTGCTAAGATTGCCCCCTTTCCCCAATTCCAAATGA